A region of uncultured Carboxylicivirga sp. DNA encodes the following proteins:
- the gcvH gene encoding glycine cleavage system protein GcvH, producing the protein MNIPDNLKYTKDHEWILVDGDIATVGITEFAQGELGDIVFVEIETEGEELEKEEVFGTIEAVKTVSDLYMPISGKVIEINPDLEDQPDLVNKEPFEGGWMIKIEVSDASELDSLLSAEQYKELIG; encoded by the coding sequence ATGAATATTCCTGATAACCTAAAGTATACAAAGGATCACGAATGGATTCTTGTTGATGGTGATATTGCAACTGTTGGTATCACTGAGTTTGCACAAGGAGAACTTGGCGACATAGTTTTTGTTGAAATCGAAACAGAAGGTGAAGAGCTGGAAAAGGAAGAGGTTTTCGGTACAATTGAAGCCGTGAAAACAGTGTCGGACCTTTATATGCCAATCTCAGGTAAAGTAATCGAGATCAACCCTGATTTGGAAGATCAACCTGATTTGGTTAATAAAGAACCTTTTGAAGGTGGATGGATGATTAAAATTGAAGTGTCAGATGCTTCTGAGTTAGATAGCTTATTATCTGCAGAACAATACAAAGAATTAATTGGTTAA
- the sprA gene encoding cell surface protein SprA has protein sequence MKKNLRNSIAVLTIIGLIWVAGATPVTEDYDLSLPENWDQQPDTLDLKYPIVDKSGIPYLEKEEEKGLDLQDPDNVEYYTEYDYKTGKVTIYRRMGDINVKLPYTMTLDEYMDLDTRKSIMSYWRTKQAEDSQNYGQNSIFNKIWNNVGGEAFEGIFGSNSVNVRLQGMAELKVGIQRTKIDNPTLQERLRKTTTFDFQEKIQMNISGTIGEKMKLGVNYNTEATFDFENQINLEYEGDEDDILKKVEAGNVTLPLPGTLITGSQSLFGVKTEMQFGKLTVTSIFSQQRGETSVINVEGGAETQEFEIEAIDYDRNRHFFLSKYFRDKYDNALKRLPTVNSSINITRVEVWVTNRRSDVTESRNVVAFVDLAENRAAAAQPDLWNAQTGVAPSNGANELYYQMSEGSFAGTRDINNVTSTLASVGSSFSNAVHYEKLENARKLASTEYTLQAKLGYISLNTALNADEVLCVAYEYTDAGKTYMVGEFTTDQNEAEKTLYTKLLKGTNLSPTMPTWDLMMKNIYSLNAYQVNNENFILNVTYTNDSTGSDINYFPEGGEGLNGQLFIRLMNLDNLNSNNDYQPDGLFDFVQNLTINASNGRIIFPVLEPFGSNLKSKINNSALEDKYVFQSLYDNTQTVAEQDASRNKYKLKGRYKSSSGSEISLNAMNIPEGSVIVTAGGIKLTENTDYTVDYTLGRVRIINQGILSSGTPIQVSLENQSLFNLQTKTLVGTHLNYQFNENFNIGGTLMHLSERPLTQKVNIGDEPISNTIWGLNTSYFTESMAITEALDALPLIQTKEKSSVTFEGEFAQLIPGHSGVIGETGTAYLDDFEGTRISYDMRNWTAWQMASVPQGQAIFPEGELIDNINSGANRAKFAWYSIDPLFLRKDSRTPQHIKDDEEQRMNHFVREIYEQELFPNRQTAYGQPTNISVLNISYYPMDRGPYNFDAGDAGISGVSAGVNYDGTLKEPESRWGGMMRPIDVNDFEAANIEYIEFWMMDPYVYDDGAEDNSGTIYFNLGNVSEDILRDARKSFEQGLPGPNEEFDVDSTAWGYVSRKQDLVNAFSNDPATRLAQDVGLNGMDSERELSFYTDFVQEIQSMDLSDEAKQAILSDPATDDFQYFRGSALDEAKASILDRYKDFNSPEGNSRPSEYSGETYSTASKALPDGEDINRDNTLSEYESYYQYEVPISRSTMEIGLNKYIVDKREGDVEDKNKRNVNWYLFRIPIQDPDDNINELSDLRSIRFMRMFMRGFKDTIHLRLATLDLIKGDWRKYQGELNDDITVESNATFEVSAVNIEENSEKTPVNYVLPPGVDRVIDPANPQLRELNEQALLFKVQDLGGGDARAVYKTMNMDMRQYKRLKMFAHAEAIEGEYLLDNEMVAFIRLGSDYNTNYYEYAIPLKLTPEGDYGESYDERRIVWPEDNDFDFPLELLQAVKLKRNDERRVEGSDVTLSTLYTSPDPDKPTNFVTVKGNPNLGNVRTFMMGVRTRGSQSKSIEVWFNELRLTDFDEDGGWAANARMSVKLADLGNVSLAGKTSTVGWGSIDQSVQDRSQEDFYQYDVATNLELGKLLGPESRLSVPFYLGYSKAVTSPKYYPLDPDIPLDVALDNADSEEARDSIKDMSQSVVKRKSVNFTNVRLNPKKDKVQFYSPTNLSATYAYNETNSRDIETDHLTDKSYRGVLAYNYNTKPKAIEPFNGIKSNALALIRDFNFYLLPTQFSYRWELNRNYREQLLRNNTGSTYAPELTVSKDFDWNRYFDMRYNITKSLKLSFRATTNARIDEPEGAVDRNYDRDAYDEWKDQVWRNIMSMGRTTTYQHNLDVAYTLPINKFPLLDFTNANLQYRATYQWEAQPLYADDADALDWGNTISNSNTIQGNGQLNMTTLYRKVPYLNELDKKYRSSRNSANKNGKRTVRFNDTKIALKEKVPYVINHKLKTEEVSVRVFDEKGRPLKGEVNVLGKNKVEFIPEKGSESSRVMVTGTIVDNTTPLNIVLDYTALLLTSVKTATISYSENNGTILPGYTQNAGFMGTAGGFTAPGTPFILGWQDPDFAVRASQNGWLTSDESMVNPYVMSHREDFSVKVSLEPIKGLRIDLNADRSFSRNKNEYYIGGTSNASGRTENGSLSMSFNVWRTAFTEIDKTGNLNSEIFDEFKNNRVIVAHRLGYSADEINLNKQDVLIPSFLAAYSGRSASSIFTETFPGLSQISPNWRVSYDGLSRVKLFQKVIKSFDISHAYRSTYNMGSYISQSPETEFGSIVAYDINTITVSEQFNPLIQFNVTWVNSITTRAEIKKARTLSLSMGNNQVIETYNDEIVIGLGYRFDKMNFIFGDKSVSNDLNIRADVSFRDNASIIRKIEEEYNQLTSGQKITSVKVTADYALSDRFNMQLYYDTNVNNPYLSLSYPTTNTNFGVSFRFSLAQ, from the coding sequence TTGAAAAAAAATCTACGAAATAGTATTGCGGTATTAACCATAATCGGATTGATATGGGTAGCTGGTGCTACACCTGTTACGGAAGATTATGATCTTTCATTGCCGGAGAATTGGGATCAGCAACCCGATACACTCGATTTAAAGTATCCGATTGTCGATAAAAGCGGGATTCCATATCTTGAAAAAGAAGAAGAAAAAGGTTTGGATCTCCAGGATCCTGATAATGTTGAATATTACACCGAATATGATTATAAAACAGGTAAGGTAACCATTTATCGCAGAATGGGCGATATCAATGTTAAGTTGCCTTACACCATGACACTGGATGAATATATGGATTTGGATACTCGTAAATCCATAATGTCATACTGGCGAACCAAGCAAGCTGAAGATTCACAAAATTACGGTCAGAACTCAATCTTTAACAAGATATGGAATAATGTCGGGGGAGAGGCTTTTGAAGGTATCTTTGGAAGTAACAGTGTGAATGTGCGGTTACAGGGAATGGCCGAATTAAAAGTTGGTATTCAACGCACAAAGATTGATAATCCTACCTTACAGGAGCGTTTGAGAAAAACAACCACTTTCGATTTTCAGGAAAAAATTCAAATGAATATATCCGGTACCATCGGAGAAAAAATGAAGTTGGGTGTTAATTACAATACCGAAGCAACTTTTGATTTTGAGAACCAGATCAACCTGGAATACGAAGGGGATGAGGATGATATCCTTAAAAAAGTAGAAGCAGGGAATGTTACCTTGCCATTACCAGGAACATTAATCACGGGTAGTCAGAGTCTGTTTGGGGTTAAAACCGAAATGCAGTTTGGTAAGTTAACAGTTACCAGTATTTTCTCTCAACAGCGTGGCGAGACATCGGTGATTAATGTAGAAGGTGGAGCTGAAACACAGGAGTTTGAAATTGAAGCTATTGATTACGATCGTAACCGACACTTTTTCTTAAGTAAATATTTCAGGGATAAATACGACAACGCACTGAAGCGCCTGCCAACAGTGAATAGTTCAATAAATATTACACGCGTTGAAGTTTGGGTAACAAACCGCAGAAGTGACGTAACAGAATCGCGTAATGTGGTTGCCTTTGTCGATTTGGCTGAAAACAGGGCTGCTGCAGCACAACCTGATTTATGGAATGCTCAAACTGGTGTAGCTCCTTCTAACGGTGCTAACGAATTGTATTACCAAATGAGTGAAGGTTCATTTGCCGGAACCCGCGATATTAATAATGTCACTTCAACACTTGCATCTGTTGGAAGTAGTTTCTCTAATGCTGTACATTACGAAAAGTTAGAAAATGCCCGAAAACTGGCGTCAACAGAATATACTCTTCAGGCTAAATTGGGATATATCTCTTTGAACACAGCATTAAATGCTGATGAGGTACTCTGTGTGGCCTATGAGTACACAGATGCTGGTAAAACATATATGGTGGGTGAATTTACCACCGACCAGAATGAAGCAGAAAAAACGCTATACACAAAATTACTTAAGGGTACTAACCTTTCACCAACAATGCCAACCTGGGATTTGATGATGAAGAATATTTACTCATTAAATGCCTACCAGGTGAATAATGAGAATTTTATTCTGAATGTTACCTATACAAATGATAGTACTGGTAGTGATATTAATTATTTCCCTGAAGGTGGAGAAGGTCTGAATGGTCAGCTATTTATTCGTTTGATGAATCTGGATAACCTGAATTCCAATAACGATTATCAGCCAGACGGACTCTTCGACTTTGTTCAAAACTTAACCATTAACGCTAGTAACGGGCGAATTATCTTTCCTGTATTGGAACCTTTTGGTAGTAATTTAAAGAGTAAGATAAACAATAGTGCCCTGGAAGATAAATATGTATTCCAGTCGTTGTATGATAATACACAAACAGTTGCTGAACAGGATGCTTCGCGTAATAAGTATAAATTAAAAGGTCGTTATAAATCCAGTTCGGGATCGGAGATTTCTTTGAATGCCATGAATATTCCTGAAGGATCGGTGATTGTAACGGCAGGAGGGATCAAATTAACCGAAAACACTGATTATACAGTTGATTATACTTTAGGAAGGGTCCGAATCATTAATCAGGGTATTTTATCTTCAGGAACACCTATTCAGGTTAGTCTGGAAAATCAATCATTATTTAACCTTCAAACAAAAACACTGGTTGGAACTCATCTGAATTATCAATTCAACGAGAATTTCAACATTGGAGGTACCCTGATGCATTTAAGTGAACGACCTCTGACGCAAAAAGTAAACATTGGTGATGAGCCTATTTCCAATACGATTTGGGGATTAAATACTTCTTATTTTACCGAGTCAATGGCCATTACCGAGGCTTTGGATGCATTGCCTCTGATACAAACCAAAGAGAAATCAAGTGTAACGTTTGAAGGCGAATTTGCTCAACTGATTCCTGGTCACTCAGGAGTGATTGGAGAAACGGGTACAGCTTATCTGGATGATTTTGAAGGCACACGTATCTCTTATGATATGCGTAACTGGACAGCCTGGCAGATGGCTAGTGTGCCGCAGGGGCAGGCTATTTTTCCAGAAGGAGAATTGATAGATAATATTAATTCAGGAGCCAATCGTGCTAAATTTGCATGGTATAGCATCGATCCTTTGTTTTTAAGAAAAGATAGTCGTACACCTCAGCATATCAAAGATGATGAGGAGCAAAGGATGAACCACTTTGTGCGTGAAATCTATGAGCAGGAACTTTTTCCAAATCGCCAGACGGCATATGGTCAGCCAACAAATATTTCGGTATTAAATATATCGTACTATCCAATGGATAGGGGTCCTTATAACTTTGATGCTGGAGATGCCGGTATTTCAGGTGTTTCAGCGGGTGTTAACTACGATGGAACATTAAAGGAACCGGAATCGCGTTGGGGTGGTATGATGCGACCTATTGATGTTAATGACTTTGAAGCTGCCAATATCGAATATATCGAATTCTGGATGATGGACCCATATGTATATGATGATGGGGCTGAAGACAATAGTGGTACAATTTATTTTAACCTGGGTAACGTTTCTGAAGACATACTTAGAGATGCTCGTAAATCATTTGAGCAAGGATTACCTGGACCCAATGAAGAATTTGATGTTGATAGCACTGCCTGGGGATATGTATCCCGCAAACAGGATTTGGTGAATGCATTTAGTAACGATCCGGCTACTCGTCTGGCTCAGGATGTTGGATTGAACGGAATGGATTCAGAAAGAGAGCTTTCGTTTTACACTGACTTTGTTCAGGAAATTCAATCAATGGATTTGTCTGATGAAGCTAAACAAGCCATCTTAAGTGACCCGGCAACGGATGATTTCCAATATTTCAGAGGTTCAGCCCTGGATGAAGCCAAGGCAAGTATTTTGGATCGTTATAAGGATTTTAACAGTCCCGAAGGAAACTCAAGACCTTCTGAATATTCAGGAGAGACTTATTCAACTGCCTCCAAAGCTTTGCCAGATGGGGAAGATATCAACCGAGATAATACACTAAGTGAGTACGAAAGTTATTATCAGTATGAGGTGCCAATTTCTCGTTCAACAATGGAAATAGGTTTGAATAAGTACATTGTGGATAAGCGTGAAGGTGATGTAGAAGATAAAAACAAACGAAATGTAAACTGGTATTTGTTCCGAATTCCAATTCAGGATCCGGATGACAATATTAATGAATTATCAGATCTTCGAAGCATACGTTTTATGCGTATGTTTATGAGAGGATTTAAGGATACAATTCATCTTCGACTAGCAACATTAGACCTGATTAAAGGCGACTGGCGCAAATATCAGGGAGAATTGAATGATGACATAACTGTTGAATCTAATGCCACTTTTGAAGTTTCAGCTGTAAATATTGAAGAGAACTCAGAAAAAACACCAGTCAACTATGTGTTACCTCCAGGGGTTGACCGTGTGATTGATCCTGCCAATCCTCAATTACGTGAGTTAAATGAGCAGGCATTATTGTTTAAAGTTCAGGATTTGGGAGGCGGTGACGCTCGTGCTGTTTATAAAACAATGAACATGGACATGAGGCAATACAAACGACTGAAAATGTTCGCGCATGCCGAAGCAATTGAAGGTGAATATTTACTGGATAATGAGATGGTGGCTTTCATCAGATTAGGAAGTGATTACAATACCAACTATTACGAATATGCTATTCCGCTGAAGCTTACACCTGAAGGTGATTATGGTGAAAGCTATGATGAAAGACGTATCGTTTGGCCTGAAGATAATGATTTCGATTTCCCGCTGGAATTGCTACAGGCAGTTAAGCTAAAGCGAAATGATGAAAGGAGAGTTGAAGGTTCAGATGTAACTTTGTCAACCTTATATACTTCGCCAGACCCTGATAAACCCACTAACTTTGTAACTGTAAAAGGTAATCCAAATCTTGGTAATGTGCGTACTTTCATGATGGGAGTTCGTACCCGGGGATCGCAGTCTAAATCGATAGAAGTTTGGTTTAATGAATTAAGACTAACCGATTTTGATGAAGATGGAGGATGGGCTGCCAATGCCCGTATGTCGGTTAAACTGGCTGATTTGGGTAATGTGTCATTAGCCGGTAAAACCAGTACGGTCGGTTGGGGAAGTATTGATCAGAGTGTTCAGGATCGTAGCCAGGAAGATTTTTATCAATACGATGTTGCAACTAATCTTGAGTTAGGTAAGTTACTTGGACCTGAATCGCGTTTGAGTGTACCTTTTTATCTGGGTTATTCAAAAGCAGTAACAAGTCCCAAGTATTATCCTCTTGATCCGGATATTCCTTTGGATGTAGCACTTGATAATGCAGATAGTGAAGAGGCTCGTGATTCAATTAAAGATATGTCGCAGAGTGTTGTGAAACGCAAAAGCGTCAACTTTACCAATGTAAGGTTGAATCCAAAGAAAGATAAAGTTCAGTTTTATAGTCCTACCAACCTGTCGGCAACCTATGCCTATAACGAAACCAATTCGAGAGATATCGAAACGGATCATCTCACCGATAAGAGTTATCGTGGAGTATTGGCATATAACTATAATACCAAACCAAAGGCAATTGAACCGTTTAATGGTATTAAAAGCAATGCCTTGGCGTTAATCCGCGATTTTAACTTTTATCTTTTACCAACACAGTTTTCGTATCGTTGGGAATTAAACAGAAACTATCGCGAACAATTGTTGCGAAATAATACCGGATCAACCTATGCGCCTGAGCTAACGGTTTCAAAGGATTTTGACTGGAACCGTTATTTCGATATGCGTTACAATATTACCAAGTCGTTAAAATTAAGTTTCAGAGCAACAACCAATGCACGTATTGATGAGCCGGAAGGAGCTGTTGACAGGAACTACGACAGAGATGCTTATGACGAGTGGAAAGATCAGGTATGGAGAAATATTATGAGTATGGGTAGAACAACTACTTATCAGCATAATCTGGATGTGGCATATACATTACCAATCAATAAATTCCCATTACTTGACTTTACCAATGCTAACCTGCAATACAGGGCTACCTATCAATGGGAGGCACAACCATTGTATGCTGATGATGCAGATGCTTTGGATTGGGGTAACACAATTTCCAATTCAAATACTATACAAGGTAATGGTCAGTTAAACATGACTACCCTGTACCGAAAAGTTCCGTATTTGAATGAATTGGATAAGAAATACAGATCGTCCAGAAATTCAGCTAATAAAAACGGTAAACGAACAGTTCGCTTTAACGATACAAAAATTGCATTGAAAGAAAAGGTGCCCTATGTGATAAATCACAAACTTAAAACCGAAGAGGTTTCCGTTCGTGTTTTTGATGAGAAGGGGCGTCCTCTTAAAGGAGAAGTGAATGTTCTGGGTAAGAACAAAGTGGAGTTTATCCCGGAGAAAGGCTCAGAATCATCGCGTGTGATGGTAACCGGAACCATTGTTGATAATACAACACCTTTAAATATTGTGCTTGACTACACGGCATTGCTACTTACATCGGTTAAAACGGCTACCATTTCATATTCTGAAAACAATGGTACTATTTTGCCAGGTTATACACAGAATGCCGGATTTATGGGAACCGCCGGTGGTTTTACGGCACCGGGTACACCTTTTATTTTAGGGTGGCAAGATCCTGATTTCGCTGTACGTGCTTCTCAAAATGGATGGCTTACATCAGATGAGTCGATGGTGAATCCTTATGTGATGAGTCATCGTGAAGACTTTTCTGTGAAAGTTAGCTTGGAGCCGATTAAGGGATTGAGAATTGATTTAAATGCCGATCGCAGTTTCTCAAGGAACAAGAATGAGTATTACATTGGTGGTACAAGTAATGCAAGTGGAAGAACAGAAAACGGTAGCTTGTCGATGAGTTTTAATGTTTGGCGAACTGCATTTACAGAAATTGATAAGACCGGAAATCTTAATTCTGAAATATTTGATGAGTTTAAAAATAACCGTGTTATTGTAGCTCACCGATTGGGATATTCAGCAGATGAAATAAACCTGAATAAACAGGATGTGTTAATTCCTTCTTTCCTAGCTGCTTATTCGGGTAGGAGTGCAAGTTCTATTTTTACAGAAACATTCCCAGGTTTATCTCAGATTAGTCCTAACTGGAGAGTTTCATATGACGGTTTATCGCGTGTAAAACTTTTCCAAAAAGTAATTAAATCGTTCGATATTTCACATGCTTATCGATCAACTTACAATATGGGATCATATATATCCCAATCGCCTGAAACAGAATTCGGATCTATTGTAGCCTATGATATCAATACAATTACAGTTTCTGAACAGTTTAATCCATTAATTCAGTTTAATGTTACATGGGTTAATTCAATTACTACACGTGCCGAAATTAAAAAAGCCAGAACCCTTAGTTTAAGTATGGGTAATAACCAGGTAATTGAAACATACAATGATGAAATTGTGATTGGACTGGGTTATCGTTTTGATAAAATGAATTTTATTTTCGGGGATAAATCTGTTAGTAATGATTTAAATATCCGAGCAGATGTTTCTTTCAGAGATAATGCCAGTATCATTCGAAAAATTGAAGAAGAATATAATCAGCTAACATCGGGACAAAAAATTACTTCTGTGAAAGTTACAGCCGATTATGCATTAAGTGATAGGTTTAATATGCAATTGTATTACGATACGAATGTTAATAATCCGTATCTTTCATTGTCTTACCCAACAACCAATACAAATTTTGGAGTTAGTTTCCGTTTTTCACTGGCGCAATAA
- the ruvA gene encoding Holliday junction branch migration protein RuvA, translated as MYEYISGRIAEASPAHVVIDVNGIGYLLNISLNTFSRLESKSEAQLFVHENIREDAFQLYGFADPAERELFRHLISVSGIGANTARMMLSSLTPDELKGAILTGNVNQIKGVKGIGAKTAQRVIVDLKDKLGKEPLDQKIFAEQDNTIREEALSALVMLGFAKNSAQKAVDKILKENPSAKVEEVIKQALKIM; from the coding sequence ATGTACGAATACATAAGCGGAAGAATTGCTGAAGCCAGTCCGGCTCATGTTGTAATTGATGTCAATGGCATTGGTTATTTACTAAATATTTCGTTAAATACATTTTCGCGATTAGAAAGTAAAAGTGAAGCACAATTATTTGTGCATGAAAATATTCGTGAAGATGCCTTTCAATTATATGGTTTTGCTGATCCTGCCGAGAGGGAACTGTTTCGCCACCTGATTTCAGTCTCCGGTATAGGAGCGAACACAGCTCGCATGATGCTATCCTCATTAACACCGGATGAATTAAAGGGAGCCATTTTAACCGGAAATGTCAATCAGATAAAGGGAGTTAAAGGTATTGGAGCAAAAACTGCTCAACGCGTCATTGTTGACTTGAAAGATAAGTTAGGTAAAGAGCCGCTTGATCAGAAAATATTTGCCGAACAAGACAATACTATACGCGAAGAAGCGTTATCTGCTTTAGTAATGTTAGGCTTTGCAAAGAATAGTGCCCAAAAAGCTGTTGACAAGATTTTGAAAGAAAATCCTTCGGCAAAAGTTGAAGAGGTTATTAAACAGGCACTTAAAATTATGTAA
- the thiL gene encoding thiamine-phosphate kinase has product MSKIQHTEIGQLGEFGLIRHLTNDIKLKQKTTIKGVGDDAAVLDLKKQQTVVTTDLLLEGIHFDLMYTPLKHLGYKAIAVNVSDVYAMNATPGQVTVSIGVSSKLSVEAIEELYEGIYAACDYYNVDLIGGDTSSSLTGLTISVTAIGVADKKKLVYRNGAKNNDLICVSGDLGAAYMGLQLLEREKRVYAGNPDVQPDLSGYDYILSRQLKPQARKDIIEFLNEIYVKPTSMIDISDGLSSEIKHICSQSKTGCRLYENKIPIDPTTSMLAEEMGMNPLVAALNGGEDYELLFTISQEDYEKFAGKEGVNIYLIGHITEESKGCYLVTNADQEVELQAQGWNPLKK; this is encoded by the coding sequence ATGAGTAAAATTCAACATACAGAGATTGGTCAATTAGGTGAATTTGGTTTGATTCGTCATTTGACTAATGATATAAAACTAAAACAAAAGACTACAATAAAGGGAGTTGGAGACGACGCAGCGGTGTTGGATTTGAAGAAACAGCAAACGGTTGTTACTACCGATCTGTTATTGGAAGGTATTCATTTCGATTTAATGTATACGCCATTGAAGCATTTAGGATATAAAGCAATAGCTGTGAATGTGAGTGATGTGTATGCGATGAATGCAACGCCTGGTCAAGTTACAGTGTCAATTGGTGTAAGTTCTAAGCTGTCAGTTGAAGCTATAGAAGAATTGTATGAAGGTATTTATGCTGCTTGCGATTATTACAATGTTGATTTGATTGGGGGAGATACATCATCTTCTTTAACTGGATTGACAATTTCGGTTACTGCCATCGGTGTTGCAGATAAAAAGAAGCTGGTTTATCGTAACGGAGCCAAAAACAATGATCTGATTTGTGTGTCAGGTGATTTGGGTGCTGCCTATATGGGTTTGCAACTGTTAGAAAGAGAAAAAAGGGTTTATGCGGGTAATCCGGATGTGCAACCTGATTTATCGGGCTATGATTATATCTTATCCCGACAGTTAAAACCTCAGGCTCGTAAAGATATTATCGAGTTTTTAAACGAGATTTATGTTAAACCTACTTCTATGATTGATATTTCAGATGGTTTATCGAGTGAAATCAAACATATCTGTTCTCAATCAAAAACTGGATGTAGATTGTATGAAAATAAAATTCCGATTGATCCAACTACTTCTATGCTTGCTGAAGAAATGGGAATGAATCCTTTGGTAGCTGCATTGAATGGTGGCGAAGATTATGAACTACTGTTTACCATTAGTCAGGAGGATTACGAGAAGTTTGCCGGAAAAGAAGGAGTTAATATTTATCTTATTGGTCATATTACAGAAGAAAGTAAGGGATGTTACCTGGTTACCAATGCAGATCAGGAAGTTGAGTTGCAGGCGCAAGGTTGGAATCCATTAAAAAAATAG